A genomic window from Balneola vulgaris DSM 17893 includes:
- a CDS encoding helix-turn-helix domain-containing protein, which produces MEDEYEFYMQNIGSVSVSALSKQDLRNLVATGESSFLEFKHKVASPEKIAREMVAFANTKGGRILIGVEDNGDITGIESYLEEEFWLQQAAEELCVPPIPIKIELLHYSKRDVLIVEVPEVENKPVAVKGKKKRVVYIRQDDECIAASDDYIEILKNGADTEGVTFEYGERERELFRFLNEYGDITIERFSILANVTTYRAGKILVNLASAGVLDMFEDKGVLHYTFSNKSS; this is translated from the coding sequence ATGGAAGACGAGTACGAATTTTATATGCAGAACATCGGTTCCGTGTCGGTGTCTGCGCTGAGTAAGCAAGACCTTAGAAACTTAGTAGCTACCGGTGAAAGTTCGTTCTTAGAGTTTAAGCACAAGGTTGCTTCTCCCGAAAAAATCGCACGCGAAATGGTGGCCTTTGCCAATACAAAAGGTGGGCGCATTCTCATCGGCGTAGAAGACAACGGCGATATCACAGGCATAGAAAGTTATTTAGAAGAAGAATTCTGGCTTCAACAAGCAGCCGAAGAGCTTTGCGTACCTCCCATCCCAATCAAAATTGAATTGCTTCACTACAGCAAACGCGATGTTCTAATTGTGGAAGTACCCGAGGTTGAGAACAAACCCGTAGCTGTAAAAGGAAAGAAAAAACGTGTGGTTTATATACGCCAAGATGATGAATGTATAGCCGCTAGCGACGATTATATCGAGATATTGAAGAACGGTGCTGATACCGAAGGCGTTACTTTCGAGTACGGTGAACGAGAGCGTGAGCTGTTCCGTTTTTTGAATGAATACGGAGATATCACCATTGAACGCTTTTCCATTCTGGCCAATGTAACGACCTATAGAGCGGGCAAAATATTGGTGAATTTAGCGAGTGCCGGAGTACTCGATATGTTCGAAGATAAAGGCGTTCTGCATTATACATTTTCCAATAAAAGTTCGTAG
- the lipA gene encoding lipoyl synthase has translation MIKELQVVEKKSVQRRPEWLRVKLPSGEKFKEVLDTINENNLNTVCSEARCPNMGECWGAGTATFMILGDVCTRSCAFCAIKTGRPPAELDWEEPARVADAAAKMKLKHVVLTSINRDDRKDGGAPIFAATHTALREAIPGVTIESLIPDFRGVWDALQIVIDTPPDVLSHNLETVPRKYRRVRPQAKYERSLELLLRVKEAGIKSKTGIMVGLGETREEVIELMQDCVDHKVDVLTIGQYMQPTKMHHAVVDWVHPDQFAEYKEIGEKLGIGHVESGPLVRSSYHAERHV, from the coding sequence ATGATCAAAGAACTGCAAGTAGTAGAAAAGAAATCAGTACAACGCCGCCCCGAATGGTTAAGGGTAAAACTTCCATCAGGAGAGAAGTTTAAAGAAGTACTAGATACGATAAATGAGAATAATCTGAACACTGTATGTTCAGAAGCTCGCTGCCCTAACATGGGTGAATGCTGGGGTGCAGGTACCGCAACCTTTATGATTCTGGGTGATGTTTGTACTCGTTCGTGTGCATTCTGTGCCATTAAAACAGGTCGCCCACCAGCAGAACTAGATTGGGAAGAACCAGCACGTGTAGCCGATGCTGCAGCAAAAATGAAATTAAAGCACGTGGTACTTACCTCTATCAACCGTGATGATAGAAAAGACGGTGGAGCACCTATCTTTGCAGCCACACATACAGCACTTAGAGAAGCTATCCCAGGCGTGACGATCGAGTCGTTGATTCCAGATTTTAGAGGAGTATGGGATGCACTTCAAATCGTAATCGATACGCCTCCAGATGTACTAAGCCATAATTTAGAGACGGTGCCGCGTAAGTACCGCCGAGTACGTCCTCAGGCTAAATATGAGCGTTCGCTTGAGCTACTACTGCGCGTGAAGGAAGCAGGAATTAAATCAAAAACCGGCATCATGGTCGGATTAGGGGAAACTAGGGAAGAAGTAATTGAACTCATGCAAGATTGCGTGGACCATAAAGTGGATGTTCTTACCATTGGCCAATACATGCAGCCAACTAAGATGCACCATGCTGTGGTAGATTGGGTACACCCTGATCAGTTCGCGGAGTATAAAGAAATAGGGGAAAAACTTGGCATCGGTCACGTAGAAAGTGGACCGCTTGTGCGTTCATCATATCACGCCGAAAGACACGTTTAG
- a CDS encoding NAD(P)H-dependent glycerol-3-phosphate dehydrogenase produces MRNVTIIGAGSFGTALATVLDTAGNTVQIWAREQEVVDGINNDHRNPAYLTDLELPKSIKAYNNLEHCLMDQDMIIFATPSHTLREVAAKIKPCLDGHEILVVVSKGIENDTFKTMSQILVEVMEGTTYEDNIGVLYGPSHAEEVALLKPTTVVAAAYSTRTARLIQDTFMTPMFRVYLNNDIKGVEVGGSVKNIMAIAAGVIDSAELGDNAKAALITRGLHEMKRMGVMLGAYAETFSGLTGMGDLIVTCTSQHSRNRYVGHQIGLGKKLDEIIKSMRMVAEGIKTTKSVHDWAVANNVDMPITAAVYKVLFEDVDPKDALNALMTRDPKDEVSL; encoded by the coding sequence ATGAGAAACGTTACCATTATAGGCGCCGGTAGTTTTGGAACAGCACTAGCTACCGTATTAGATACTGCCGGTAATACCGTTCAGATCTGGGCACGAGAACAAGAAGTTGTGGATGGTATCAATAACGACCATCGCAACCCTGCCTACCTAACAGATTTAGAGCTCCCAAAGTCGATCAAAGCATATAACAATCTCGAGCATTGTTTGATGGATCAGGATATGATCATCTTTGCTACTCCTTCTCATACCTTGCGAGAAGTAGCAGCAAAGATAAAACCCTGCCTAGATGGACACGAGATTTTAGTGGTTGTATCAAAAGGGATAGAGAACGACACCTTTAAGACCATGTCTCAAATCCTAGTTGAGGTGATGGAAGGCACAACCTACGAAGACAATATAGGAGTGCTGTATGGCCCTAGTCATGCTGAGGAAGTGGCCTTGCTAAAACCAACAACCGTGGTAGCGGCGGCTTATTCTACTCGAACAGCACGGCTTATTCAAGACACTTTTATGACGCCTATGTTCAGAGTGTACTTGAACAACGACATCAAAGGGGTTGAAGTTGGAGGATCTGTAAAGAATATCATGGCAATTGCAGCCGGTGTAATCGACAGTGCCGAGTTAGGAGATAATGCCAAAGCAGCTTTGATTACTCGCGGACTTCATGAAATGAAAAGAATGGGCGTGATGTTAGGAGCCTACGCCGAAACCTTTTCGGGCTTAACCGGAATGGGCGATCTAATCGTAACCTGTACCTCACAGCATAGCCGAAACCGATATGTAGGGCATCAGATTGGATTAGGCAAGAAATTAGACGAGATCATCAAGAGTATGCGCATGGTGGCTGAAGGGATCAAAACAACGAAATCGGTGCACGACTGGGCAGTAGCAAACAATGTGGATATGCCTATCACAGCAGCGGTTTATAAAGTTCTTTTTGAAGATGTAGACCCTAAAGACGCTTTGAATGCGTTAATGACACGCGATCCAAAAGACGAAGTGTCGCTATAA
- a CDS encoding NAD(P)/FAD-dependent oxidoreductase codes for MATKVVIIGGGFGGISVAKQLSSSEFEVTLIDKTNHHLFQPLLYQVATAALSPGDIAIPIRAIFSKRKNLNVILGEVTDIQKDAQQVQLKDGELIPFDYLILAPGSQYNYFGNDDWKSHAPGLKSLGDALQIRERILLSLEKAERLKDASKRAPYLTYVIIGGGPTGVETAGSIAEIAKRNMMRDFKNIKKDETRIVLVEAAQNVLNGYPDELSDVAKNDLEKMGVQVLLNTPVKDITDEGVQLEDQFIETPNVIWAAGTAASPLLQCLGEDLDKAGRVKVQADLSISDNPNIFVIGDAAYFEDKDNNPLPGVAPVALQQGKYVGELINDEQKGKARSNFKYLDKGMMATIGRAKAIANIRGIKVSGFIAWLMWGFIHIFFLIGFRNRFRVFAEWIWHYLTFKRGVRLITERKKED; via the coding sequence ATGGCAACCAAAGTGGTGATAATAGGAGGCGGCTTTGGTGGTATTTCTGTTGCCAAGCAGCTTTCTTCTTCGGAATTCGAAGTAACCTTAATAGACAAAACGAATCACCATTTATTTCAGCCTTTGCTATATCAGGTAGCAACAGCCGCTCTTTCTCCCGGCGACATCGCTATTCCCATCCGAGCGATCTTCAGCAAAAGAAAAAATCTGAATGTGATATTAGGTGAAGTCACTGATATCCAAAAAGACGCCCAACAAGTTCAGCTAAAGGATGGCGAACTCATCCCATTCGACTATCTGATATTAGCACCTGGTTCACAATACAATTACTTCGGCAACGACGATTGGAAGTCGCATGCTCCCGGCCTTAAGTCATTGGGTGATGCCCTTCAAATTCGAGAACGCATTCTTCTATCATTGGAAAAAGCGGAACGCCTTAAGGATGCATCAAAACGAGCACCTTATCTCACTTATGTGATTATAGGAGGCGGACCTACCGGCGTTGAAACAGCTGGTTCTATCGCTGAGATTGCAAAGCGGAATATGATGCGTGACTTCAAGAATATTAAAAAAGATGAAACGCGTATCGTCTTAGTTGAAGCGGCTCAAAACGTGTTAAATGGCTACCCCGACGAACTATCGGATGTGGCTAAAAACGACTTGGAGAAAATGGGAGTACAGGTTCTACTTAATACTCCCGTTAAAGACATTACTGATGAAGGGGTTCAGCTTGAGGACCAATTCATTGAAACACCCAATGTTATTTGGGCCGCAGGTACCGCTGCTTCCCCTTTGCTTCAGTGTTTAGGTGAAGACCTTGATAAAGCTGGGCGGGTTAAAGTTCAGGCAGATTTAAGTATCAGCGATAACCCTAATATTTTTGTAATCGGCGATGCTGCTTATTTCGAAGACAAAGATAATAACCCCTTACCCGGCGTGGCGCCTGTAGCACTTCAACAGGGTAAGTACGTAGGGGAGCTGATAAATGATGAGCAAAAAGGAAAAGCTCGTTCCAACTTTAAGTATTTAGACAAAGGAATGATGGCTACAATTGGTAGAGCTAAGGCTATTGCCAACATCCGTGGCATTAAAGTAAGTGGGTTCATTGCTTGGTTGATGTGGGGCTTTATCCACATCTTTTTCTTGATTGGCTTCCGCAATAGATTTCGGGTATTTGCCGAATGGATATGGCATTATCTTACCTTCAAGCGAGGGGTGCGTTTAATCACAGAACGCAAGAAAGAAGACTAA
- the plsY gene encoding glycerol-3-phosphate 1-O-acyltransferase PlsY codes for MLATLTVLAISFVLGSIPSAIWVGKLTKGVDIRNHGSGNAGTTNTFRVLGWPAGVTVFAMDFLKGFVASYFVSAMAWGLFDGPLSPPNWEVDAFLKISCGLFAVIGHMFPLFAGFKGGKGAATACGMLFGIEPISIGISSIVFVLTILLTRYVSLASILGSFLYPISLLVMRYVFGMDKIVDGSMIIFGIVIATGIIVKHKTNIQRLIAGTESKVGSSKKKKDVPEEGDEEAEKDLEQVNS; via the coding sequence ATGCTAGCAACACTTACTGTTTTAGCGATCAGTTTTGTGTTGGGCTCCATACCTTCAGCAATTTGGGTAGGTAAGCTCACCAAAGGGGTCGATATAAGAAATCATGGTAGCGGTAACGCCGGTACCACGAATACATTTAGAGTTTTAGGTTGGCCCGCAGGAGTTACCGTTTTTGCAATGGACTTCTTGAAGGGCTTTGTGGCTTCATATTTTGTAAGTGCCATGGCATGGGGTCTGTTCGATGGCCCACTCTCGCCACCCAACTGGGAAGTAGACGCTTTCCTTAAAATCAGTTGCGGACTGTTTGCCGTAATTGGCCACATGTTCCCATTATTTGCAGGGTTTAAAGGCGGTAAAGGCGCAGCAACGGCTTGTGGTATGCTATTCGGAATCGAGCCCATCTCCATCGGAATTTCTTCGATCGTATTTGTACTTACCATCCTTCTTACACGCTATGTTTCATTAGCATCCATTTTGGGTTCCTTTTTATATCCTATTAGTTTGTTAGTGATGCGCTATGTATTCGGCATGGATAAAATCGTTGATGGGAGTATGATTATCTTTGGTATTGTTATAGCCACAGGTATCATTGTGAAGCATAAAACGAATATTCAGCGGTTAATAGCGGGAACAGAAAGCAAAGTTGGTTCTTCAAAAAAGAAAAAAGATGTACCCGAAGAGGGTGACGAAGAAGCAGAAAAAGATTTAGAACAAGTAAACTCATGA
- a CDS encoding HesB/IscA family protein has protein sequence MNTQEDNLDDIIASLIDVDETETSQEEEKRELTGEPVTLTERAAKQVKEIKAQEGLDESLYLRVAVEGGGCSGLSYKLGLDHRTEDDVVFENFGVEIIVSSDHLLYLEGIEIDYPDGLDARGFTFENPNAVENCGCGTSFSI, from the coding sequence ATGAATACCCAAGAAGATAATCTAGACGATATCATCGCGTCACTCATAGACGTTGATGAAACAGAAACTTCTCAAGAAGAGGAGAAAAGAGAACTTACCGGCGAGCCTGTTACTCTAACCGAACGTGCCGCCAAGCAAGTAAAAGAAATTAAGGCCCAAGAAGGCTTAGATGAATCACTATATCTACGCGTAGCTGTTGAAGGCGGAGGTTGTTCAGGGCTGAGTTATAAACTCGGATTAGATCACCGCACGGAAGACGATGTTGTATTCGAAAACTTTGGTGTAGAAATCATTGTCTCATCCGATCACCTGCTCTACTTAGAAGGTATCGAAATTGACTACCCCGATGGCTTAGATGCACGTGGCTTTACGTTCGAGAACCCCAATGCAGTGGAAAACTGCGGTTGTGGAACCAGCTTCTCTATTTAA
- the lipB gene encoding lipoyl(octanoyl) transferase LipB, which translates to MEKTIDLYDIGQGSYKPVWDLQHKVQQVLIDEKRAEQKGVFEGIRKNDALLFVEHPHVYTLGKSGAEENMLRSMAELQQWDAEFVKIDRGGDITYHGPGQIVGYPILDLDRHFTDIHKYLRFLEEVIIRTVADYGFEAGRIDGLTGVWVGEQKICAMGIRCSRWVTMHGFALNVNTDLSYFSNIVPCGIQDKAVTSLQELTGNHIELQEVKERIVFHFSEVFETPIVKAGTLEELKKNFL; encoded by the coding sequence ATGGAAAAAACCATAGATTTATATGATATAGGTCAAGGCTCTTATAAGCCCGTTTGGGATCTTCAGCACAAGGTTCAACAGGTGTTAATTGATGAGAAAAGAGCGGAGCAAAAAGGCGTTTTTGAAGGCATTCGGAAAAATGACGCGCTTCTGTTTGTTGAGCATCCCCATGTATATACCCTAGGGAAAAGTGGCGCGGAAGAAAATATGCTGCGCTCTATGGCTGAACTTCAGCAATGGGATGCCGAGTTTGTGAAAATCGATCGTGGCGGGGATATCACCTATCACGGACCAGGGCAAATTGTTGGGTACCCAATTTTAGATTTAGACCGCCATTTTACCGACATCCATAAGTACCTAAGGTTCTTGGAAGAGGTTATCATTCGCACGGTTGCTGACTATGGTTTTGAAGCCGGAAGAATTGACGGGTTAACTGGCGTTTGGGTAGGTGAACAGAAAATATGTGCGATGGGCATTCGTTGTTCACGCTGGGTAACCATGCACGGTTTTGCGCTCAATGTGAACACAGATTTGAGTTATTTTTCGAACATTGTGCCCTGCGGAATTCAAGATAAAGCCGTTACGAGTTTACAAGAGCTAACAGGCAATCATATTGAGCTTCAAGAAGTAAAAGAACGGATAGTTTTTCACTTCAGCGAGGTGTTTGAAACTCCCATTGTGAAAGCCGGCACACTGGAAGAACTAAAGAAGAATTTTTTGTAA